One Brassica oleracea var. oleracea cultivar TO1000 chromosome C7, BOL, whole genome shotgun sequence genomic window carries:
- the LOC106301866 gene encoding probable WRKY transcription factor 20 isoform X2 — protein sequence MLCLITFSYLPEPSPTTGSLVKPRPVHVNSSSYTGRTFHQNTFTEYKSTEFEFRPPASNMVYAELDKHRSEPPVQGHGSSSHSPSSISDAAAASSTNLSRAAPPVQTPPTGSDQDETVQTSQNDSRGSTPPVLADDGYNWRKYGQKHVKGSEFPRSYYKCTHPNCEAKKLFERSHDGKITDIIYKGTHDHPKPQPGRRNSAAQEERVEKGVYNLSQAIEQTGNNNPEVPLTTEDGGEVKDDLEEEDPFTKRRRLDGSMEITTPLVKPIREPRVVVQTLSEVDILDDGYRWRKYGQKVVRGNPNPRSYYKCTAPGCPVRKHVERASHDPKAVITTYEGKHSHDVPTSKSTNHHDIQPRFRPDETTDTISLNLGVGISSGGPDHTSSERNQQLINQTHPNGVGFRFVHAAPVSYYHVSLNSGIYQYGSRETQNETRNGDVSSLNHSSYQYSHNIGRIQSGP from the exons ATGCTATGCTTAATTACATTTTCCTATTTA CCAGAACCTTCCCCTACTACTGGTTCTTTGGTCAAGCCCCGGCCAGTGCATGTGAACTCAAGTTCTTATACAGGAAGGACATTCCATCAGAATACCTTCACCGAGTACAAGTCTACTGAATTTGAATTCAGACCTCCTGCATCCAACATG GTTTATGCAGAGCTTGACAAGCATAGAAGTGAGCCACCAGTACAGGGCCATGGATCCTCCTCACACTCACCTTCTTCCATCAGTGATGCTGCTGCAGCTTCCTCAACCAACCTAAGCCGGGCAGCTCCTCCTGTTCAGACGCCACCAACCGGATCTGATCAGGATGAAACAGTCCAGACATCTCAAAATGACTCCAGAGGAAGCACGCCACCAGTCTTGGCCGATGATGGTTACAACTGGAGAAAGTATGGTCAAAAGCATGTCAAAGGGAGTGAGTTTCCGAGAAGCTATTATAAATGTACACATCCTAATTGTGAAGCGAAGAAACTATTTGAAAGGTCTCATGATGGGAAGATCACTGATATTATTTACAAGGGCACACATGACCATCCTAAACCTCAACCTGGTCGCCGAAACTCTGCTGCACAAGAAGAAAGGGTAG AGAAGGGCGTCTACAACTTGTCTCAAGCCATTGAACAAACTGGTAATAACAACCCTGAAGTACCTCTGACAACTGAAGATGGTGGAGAAGTTAAAGATGACCTGGAGGAGGAGGATCCATTTACAAAACGGAG GAGGTTGGATGGGAGCATGGAGATAACAACTCCACTTGTGAAACCTATCCGGGAGCCTCGTGTTGTTGTTCAGACTCTGAGTGAGGTCGACATACTTGATGATGGTTATAGGTGGCGTAAGTATGGTCAGAAAGTCGTCAGAGGAAACCCCAATCCCAG GAGCTATTACAAGTGCACGGCTCCTGGATGCCCAGTGAGAAAACACGTGGAGAGGGCATCACATGATCCAAAAGCTGTAATAACAACATACGAAGGCAAACACAGTCACGACGTTCCCACTTCAAAGTCTACCAACCACCATGACATCCAGCCTCGGTTCAGACCAGATGAAACAACAGACACCATCAGCCTCAATCTCGGTGTAGGAATCTCCTCTGGTGGACCTGACCACACTTCCAGCGAACGTAATCAACAACTCATCAACCAAACTCACCCAAATGGAGTCGGTTTCAGGTTTGTTCATGCTGCTCCCGTGTCATATTACCACGTAAGCTTAAACAGCGGAATCTATCAGTATGGCTCGAGAGAAACACAGAACGAGACTCGAAATGGTGATGTCTCGTCCTTGAACCATTCATCTTACCAGTATTCACATAACATTGGGAGAATACAATCGGGTCCTTAG
- the LOC106301866 gene encoding probable WRKY transcription factor 20 isoform X1, whose product MNPQADNERKEFQVGCTPTADSTARHNSGGGGGARYKLMSPAKLPISRCNDITIPPGMSPTSFLESPVFISNIKPEPSPTTGSLVKPRPVHVNSSSYTGRTFHQNTFTEYKSTEFEFRPPASNMVYAELDKHRSEPPVQGHGSSSHSPSSISDAAAASSTNLSRAAPPVQTPPTGSDQDETVQTSQNDSRGSTPPVLADDGYNWRKYGQKHVKGSEFPRSYYKCTHPNCEAKKLFERSHDGKITDIIYKGTHDHPKPQPGRRNSAAQEERVEKGVYNLSQAIEQTGNNNPEVPLTTEDGGEVKDDLEEEDPFTKRRRLDGSMEITTPLVKPIREPRVVVQTLSEVDILDDGYRWRKYGQKVVRGNPNPRSYYKCTAPGCPVRKHVERASHDPKAVITTYEGKHSHDVPTSKSTNHHDIQPRFRPDETTDTISLNLGVGISSGGPDHTSSERNQQLINQTHPNGVGFRFVHAAPVSYYHVSLNSGIYQYGSRETQNETRNGDVSSLNHSSYQYSHNIGRIQSGP is encoded by the exons ATGAACCCTCAAGCTGACAATGAGCGGAAGGAGTTTCAGGTCGGTTGCACACCGACGGCAGATTCCACGGCGAGGCACAATTCAGGAGGAGGAGGAGGTGCGAGGTATAAGCTGATGTCACCGGCGAAGCTTCCGATCTCGAGGTGTAACGACATAACGATTCCTCCGGGGATGAGTCCGACTTCGTTTCTGGAATCTCCTGTTTTCATCTCCAACATCAAG CCAGAACCTTCCCCTACTACTGGTTCTTTGGTCAAGCCCCGGCCAGTGCATGTGAACTCAAGTTCTTATACAGGAAGGACATTCCATCAGAATACCTTCACCGAGTACAAGTCTACTGAATTTGAATTCAGACCTCCTGCATCCAACATG GTTTATGCAGAGCTTGACAAGCATAGAAGTGAGCCACCAGTACAGGGCCATGGATCCTCCTCACACTCACCTTCTTCCATCAGTGATGCTGCTGCAGCTTCCTCAACCAACCTAAGCCGGGCAGCTCCTCCTGTTCAGACGCCACCAACCGGATCTGATCAGGATGAAACAGTCCAGACATCTCAAAATGACTCCAGAGGAAGCACGCCACCAGTCTTGGCCGATGATGGTTACAACTGGAGAAAGTATGGTCAAAAGCATGTCAAAGGGAGTGAGTTTCCGAGAAGCTATTATAAATGTACACATCCTAATTGTGAAGCGAAGAAACTATTTGAAAGGTCTCATGATGGGAAGATCACTGATATTATTTACAAGGGCACACATGACCATCCTAAACCTCAACCTGGTCGCCGAAACTCTGCTGCACAAGAAGAAAGGGTAG AGAAGGGCGTCTACAACTTGTCTCAAGCCATTGAACAAACTGGTAATAACAACCCTGAAGTACCTCTGACAACTGAAGATGGTGGAGAAGTTAAAGATGACCTGGAGGAGGAGGATCCATTTACAAAACGGAG GAGGTTGGATGGGAGCATGGAGATAACAACTCCACTTGTGAAACCTATCCGGGAGCCTCGTGTTGTTGTTCAGACTCTGAGTGAGGTCGACATACTTGATGATGGTTATAGGTGGCGTAAGTATGGTCAGAAAGTCGTCAGAGGAAACCCCAATCCCAG GAGCTATTACAAGTGCACGGCTCCTGGATGCCCAGTGAGAAAACACGTGGAGAGGGCATCACATGATCCAAAAGCTGTAATAACAACATACGAAGGCAAACACAGTCACGACGTTCCCACTTCAAAGTCTACCAACCACCATGACATCCAGCCTCGGTTCAGACCAGATGAAACAACAGACACCATCAGCCTCAATCTCGGTGTAGGAATCTCCTCTGGTGGACCTGACCACACTTCCAGCGAACGTAATCAACAACTCATCAACCAAACTCACCCAAATGGAGTCGGTTTCAGGTTTGTTCATGCTGCTCCCGTGTCATATTACCACGTAAGCTTAAACAGCGGAATCTATCAGTATGGCTCGAGAGAAACACAGAACGAGACTCGAAATGGTGATGTCTCGTCCTTGAACCATTCATCTTACCAGTATTCACATAACATTGGGAGAATACAATCGGGTCCTTAG
- the LOC106307013 gene encoding heterogeneous nuclear ribonucleoprotein 1-like, which yields MEQKMESVSDLGKLFIGGISWDTDEERLREYFSKYGDLIESVIMRDRTTGRARGFGFIVFADPSVAERVILEKHIIDGRTVEAKKAVPRDDQQVLKRHASPMHLISSPSQHGGGSNRTKKIFVGGLPSSITEAEFKNYFDQFGTIADVVVMYDHNTQRPRGFGFITFDSEESVDMVLHKTFHELNGKMVEVKRAVPKEPSSSSAPLAANRSPLLGGYGGNNYGVVVPNRPSGNNSYFNSFAPGYNSNNIGRFSPIGSGRNAFSNNFGLGLNQELSFDGNTTLGFSRIPGSQYFNNASPNRYNNSPIGFNRGDSAYNPSNRDLLWGNRTDSSGPGWNLGVSVGNNRGNWGLSDANSYGRSFGTSSGLSALPFSGSNNNNNTNGFDRSMGEMYRGNSVYSDSTWQQTMPHQSANELDGLSRSYGFGFDNVASDPSGNASEGYPRSYNVGGNRGIEA from the exons ATG GAGCAAAAGATGGAATCTGTATCGGATCTGGGGAAGCTCTTCATCGGCGGGATATCATGGGACACGGACGAAGAACGGCTTCGAGAGTATTTTAGCAAGTACGGTGATTTGATCGAGTCTGTGATCATGCGTGACCGTACCACGGGACGTGCACGTGGCTTTGGCTTCATCGTCTTTGCAGATCCTTCTGTTGCAGAGCGAGTCATCTTGGAGAAACACATCATCGATGGCCGCACG GTGGAGGCGAAGAAAGCTGTGCCACGTGACGACCAGCAAGTGCTGAAACGCCACGCGAGTCCAATGCACCTTATCTCCTCACCTAGCCAACACGGTGGCGGCAGCAATCGAACAAAGAAGATCTTCGTTGGAGGTTTACCGTCTAGCATCACCGAAGCCGAGTTCAAGAACTACTTTGATCAGTTCGGTACGATCGCAGACGTTGTGGTGATGTACGATCACAACACGCAGAGGCCACGTGGCTTTGGCTTCATCACTTTTGATTCAGAGGAGTCTGTCGACATGGTTCTTCACAAGACGTTCCACGAGCTAAACGGCAAAATGGTCGAGGTCAAAAGAGCAGTGCCTAAGGAGCCTTCTTCCTCCTCAGCTCCTCTTGCTGCTAACCGAAGCCCACTTCTTGGTGGGTATGGTGGTAATAACTATGGAGTAGTAGTACCTAATAGGCCATCTGGTAATAATAGCTACTTCAATAGCTTTGCTCCTGGTTATAATAGTAACAACATAGGTCGGTTTAGTCCTATTGGTAGCGGGAGGAATGCTTTCTCTAATAACTTTGGTCTTGGTTTAAATCAAGAACTGAGCTTTGATGGAAACACTACTCTTGGGTTTAGCCGCATCCCTGGGAGCCAATACTTCAATAATGCTTCACCAAACCGTTACAACAACTCTCCAATAGGATTCAACAGAGGCGACTCTGCTTACAACCCGAGCAATAGAGACTTGCTGTGGGGAAACAGAACTGATTCTTCTGGTCCGGGTTGGAACTTGGGTGTCTCTGTTGGTAACAACAGAGGAAACTGGGGGCTTTCTGATGCTAATAGCTATGGGAGAAGCTTTGGGACAAGTTCTGGACTCTCTGCGTTACCATTCTCTGGTAGTAACAACAACAACAATACAAACGGTTTTGATAGGTCTATGGGGGAAATGTACAGAGGGAACTCGGTTTACAGCGACTCAACGTGGCAGCAGACGATGCCTCATCAGTCTGCTAATGAGTTAGACGGCTTGTCTCGCTCTTACGGCTTTGGTTTTGACAATGTAGCCTCAGACCCGTCTGGCAATGCCTCTGAAGGTTATCCAAGAAGCTACAATGTGGGAGGAAATAGAG GTATTGAAGCATAG
- the LOC106301901 gene encoding glycerophosphodiester phosphodiesterase GDPDL3-like: MRGLFLLCGVVLIQLLAVQTDAQGSKSKWQTLTGFSPRVIARGGFSGLFPDSSIDAYNFAMLTSVEDVVLWCDLQLTKDGAGICFPGLTMSNASNIEAAYPNRTNTYLVNGVSTQGWFTIDFSLKDLNKVNLIRGILSRSERFDGNGYSILTVQDVNTELKPQGLWLNVQHEAFYAQHNLSMTTFLTTTSKTIIIDFISSPEVNFFKKIAGRFGREGPIFVFRFLEKETFEPTTNRTYSSILSNLTFVKTFASGILVPKSYVLPLDDKQYLLPSTSLVQDAHKAGLEVFVSGFANDVDIAHDYSYDPVSEYLSFVDNGNFSVDGVLSDFPITASASVECFSHMGRNATKQVDFLVISKNGASGDYPGCTDLAYAKAIKDGADVIDCLVQMSSDGTPFCSSSIDLGNTTMVAQTPLRNRSTNVPELSSLGGIYTFSLTWPEIQTLTPAISNPYRTYNMFRNPNERNAGKLVSLTEFLNLAKNSTSLSGVLISVENAAYLRENQGIDVVKAVLDTLTQTGYTNITTKKVMIQSTNSSVLLDFKKQSRYETVYKVEETIRDILDSAIEDIKAFASAVVIVKSSVFPDSEGFVTGQTNVVERLQKSQLPVYVELFQNEFVSQPYDFFSDANVEINSYVTGAGVNGTVTEFPYTAARYRKNRCLGSKETPPYMAPVQPGGLLQVVNHASLPPAEAPNPVFTDADVTEPPLPPVTAKAPTSTPGTPSEPSTNAPAPSGQTRLTLSLLLSVFPMAIASLLLL; the protein is encoded by the exons ATGCGAGGGTTATTTCTACTCTGTGGTGTTGTTTTGATTCAGCTGCTTGCTGTTCAAACCGATGCTCAAGGATCTAAAAGTAAATGGCAGACGCTCACCG GTTTCTCTCCTCGTGTGATTGCTCGTGGAGGGTTCTCTGGATTGTTCCCAGATTCGAGCATCGATGCTTACAACTTCGCAATGCTGACAAGTGTAGAAGACGTTGTTCTATGGTGTGATCTTCAGCTAACCAAAGACGGAGCTGGGATCTGCTTCCCTGGTTTAACAATGAGCAATGCTTCTAATATTGAAGCTGCTTACCCAAATCGTACAAACACTTACCTTGTTAATGGAGTCTCTACACAGGGCTGGTTCACCATCGATTTCTCCTTGAAAGATCTCAACAAAGTTAACT TGATCAGAGGTATATTATCTCGGTCCGAGAGATTCGATGGAAACGGATACTCGATCTTGACTGTTCAAGATGTAAACACAGAGCTGAAACCACAAGGCCTTTGGTTAAACGTTCAGCACGAGGCCTTCTACGCGCAGCATAACCTCAGCATGACCACCTTTCTAACCACAACTTCAAAAACCATTATCATCGACTTCATCTCTTCCCCTGAAGTCAACTTCTTCAAGAAAATCGCTGGACGTTTCGGGCGTGAAGGACCGATCTTCGTGTTCCGTTTTCTCGAGAAAGAAACATTCGAGCCGACGACAAACAGAACATACAGTTCTATCTTGAGTAACTTGACTTTCGTCAAAACGTTTGCTTCAGGGATTCTTGTTCCGAAGTCTTACGTGTTGCCACTAGATGACAAGCAGTACTTGCTTCCGTCTACTTCTTTGGTTCAAGATGCTCACAAAGCAGGACTTGAAGTGTTTGTGTCAGGTTTTGCTAATGATGTTGATATTGCACATGACTATAGTTATGATCCTGTCTCTGAGTATCTATCTTTTGTGGATAATGGTAACTTCTCTGTCGATGGTGTGCTCTCTGACTTTCCCATAACTGCATCTGCATCCGTCG AATGCTTCTCTCATATGGGCAGAAACGCTACAAAACAAG TTGATTTTCTTGTTATATCCAAGAATGGTGCAAGTGGAGACTACCCAGGATGTACAGACTTGGCATATGCCAAGGCAATCAAAGATGGTGCTGATGTTATAGACTGCTTGGTCCAAATGTCCAGCGACGGTACACCCTTTTGCTCAAGTTCCATCGATCTTGGGAACACCACAATGGTCGCCCAAACTCCTTTGAGAAACCGTTCAACAAATGTTCCTGAGCTTAGCTCACTTGGTGGTATATACACTTTTAGTCTCACCTGGCCTGAGATCCAGACCTTGACTC CTGCTATATCAAACCCATACAGAACATACAATATGTTTAGGAATCCAAACGAGAGAAACGCTGGGAAGCTTGTTTCCCTTACTGAGTTCCTAAACTTGGCAAAGAACTCCACCTCTCTTTCCGGTGTTTTGATCAGTGTGGAG AATGCAGCATACCTGAGAGAGAACCAAGGGATAGACGTGGTGAAAGCGGTTCTTGACACACTCACACAAACCGGCTACACCAACATCACAACCAAAAAGGTTATGATTCAATCAACAAACAGCTCGGTTCTACTCGACTTCAAGAAGCAGAGCCGGTACGAGACTGTGTACAAAGTCGAAGAAACCATCCGTGACATTCTAGACTCTGCTATAGAAGACATAAAGGCATTCGCTAGTGCTGTTGTCATCGTAAAATCATCGGTCTTTCCTGACTCAGAGGGTTTTGTCACGGGGCAAACCAATGTTGTGGAGAGGCTGCAAAAGTCTCAGCTTCCGGTATATGTTGAGCTGTTCCAGAATGAGTTTGTGTCTCAACCTTATGACTTCTTCTCTGACGCAAATGTTGAGATAAACTCTTATGTTACTGGAGCTGGTGTTAATGGAACCGTCACTGAGTTCCCTTACACAGCAGCTAGATACAGAA AGAATAGATGCTTGGGAAGCAAAGAAACTCCACCTTACATGGCTCCTGTTCAACCAGGTGGACTCTTACAAGTTGTGAATCATGCGTCTTTACCTCCAGCCGAAGCTCCGAACCCGGTGTTCACAGATGCTGATGTTACTGAGCCGCCACTACCTCCGGTTACAGCAAAAGCCCCAACCTCAACCCCTGGAACACCATCAGAACCATCAACCAATGCACCAGCACCTAGTGGACAAACCCGCCTCACTCTATCTCTTCTCCTTTCTGTTTTTCCAATGGCTATTGCCTCTCTTCTACTTCTGTGA
- the LOC106303763 gene encoding uncharacterized protein LOC106303763, which translates to MERNIEKMLNRVSVVFIIIGTLIMVIMILQTPGTCISPEAPSKPHTHFPRSTCDSSPRKHLPLPKKNARLWSSKAWTSRLSSFSSYFLRFRDLGLLRNHTKALCLSAGAGHAPMAMNQIGLSDVTAVELVDSLPLVRRADPHNLPFFDGAFDFAFTAHLDDALFPWRVVEEMERTVRRGGFCVVAVDECGEGDVRDVARLFLKSKLVDVANVTLEGSKRTSVLLKVQDFKT; encoded by the coding sequence ATGGAGAGAAACATCGAGAAGATGCTGAACAGAGTCTCGGTGGTGTTCATAATCATCGGAACGTTGATCATGGTGATAATGATTCTCCAGACGCCGGGAACGTGCATCTCACCAGAAGCTCCCTCGAAGCCCCACACGCATTTCCCGAGATCCACCTGCGACTCCTCGCCGCGAAAGCATCTCCCTTTACCCAAGAAGAACGCTCGCCTCTGGTCCTCCAAGGCTTGGACGTCGCGTCTCTCCTCCTTCTCCTCTTACTTCCTCCGATTCCGCGATCTCGGGCTGCTTCGCAACCACACCAAAGCTCTCTGCCTCTCCGCCGGCGCCGGCCACGCTCCGATGGCGATGAACCAGATCGGGTTATCTGACGTTACCGCCGTGGAGTTGGTGGATTCGCTTCCTCTTGTGAGAAGAGCTGATCCTCATAACCTTCCTTTTTTCGACGGTGCGTTTGATTTCGCGTTTACTGCGCATCTTGACGATGCTCTGTTTCCGTGGAGGGTCGTGGAGGAGATGGAGAGGACGGTGAGGCGAGGCGGGTTTTGCGTGGTGGCGGTTGATGAATGCGGTGAAGGTGATGTTAGGGATGTTGCTAGACTTTTCTTGAAGTCTAAGCTCGTTGATGTTGCTAATGTGACCTTAGAAGGATCTAAAAGGACTAGTGTACTACTCAAAGTTCAAGACTTTAAGACATGA